One Melitaea cinxia chromosome 17, ilMelCinx1.1, whole genome shotgun sequence genomic region harbors:
- the LOC123661347 gene encoding serine/threonine-protein kinase PRP4 homolog isoform X2, with protein sequence MCLKRHRSRKRSSDHSNYHLYESKTPPLPQRQASIRELIKERESIRKELKNIAKLKSKTETKNKESYKKRKYEKETKNDNENPDIDSIKHEGSTNNVTKKIGSPEYSQDYTQLDSDDEEHIIEQRRQQRKQLLQQLNISQEKVDNTIVEKSTNEDSKEINSNKSIINLTTNKLKSANDVTDMFSEEDFAPNNKSDNVTQDNSKESSQLNDNWDDGEGYYNIKVGDIINNNRYTIKALLGKGVFANVVKAQDSTTNTEVAIKIVRNNDLMYKTGLKEVDVLKLINEADPESKYHCVKFFSNFMHKRHLCLVLEPLHMDLRSVIKKYGKSHGINMKALISYSRQLLLSLRLLKKIGIVHADIKPDNILVNEKKNILKLCDFGSATKVNDSEPTPYLVSRFYRAPEIILGIGYKHSVDIWSAACTIYEMSTGKILFTGSSNNRMLKCFMDLKGKIPSRLLRKGKFKDQHFNYNNNFLIHKKDEFTGREKVVEITNITTSRDLYKELKKCSQNPTASEEKKITHLKDLLEKMLMLDPNQRLSVTDCLKHPFIQEEL encoded by the exons atgtgTTTAAAAAG ACACAGAAGCAGGAAAAGAAGCAGTGACCACAGTAATTACcatttgtatgaaagtaaaaCACCACCATTACCACAAAGACAAGCTAGTATAAGGGAACTAATCAAAGAAAGGGAATCTATTCGCAAGGagctaaagaatatagcaaaaCTCAAAAGTAAAACAGAAACTAAAAACAAAGAAAGCtataaaaaacgtaaatatgaaaaggaaactaaaaatgATAATGAAAATCCTGATATTGACAGTATAAAACATGAAGGCTCTACAAATAATGTTACTAAAAAGATTGGTTCTCCTGAATACAGTCAAGATTATACTCAATTAGATTCTGATGATGAAGAACACATAATCGAACAAAGAAGACAGCAGAGAAAGCAATTATTACAACAATTAAACATATCGCAAGAGAAAGTAGATAATACAATAGTTGAAAAAAGTACAAATGAAGATTCTAAGGaaataaattcaaacaaaagcATTATAAATCTCActacaaataaattgaaatcagCAAATGATGTTACTGACATGTTTTCAGAGGAGGACTTTGCTCCAAATAATAAATCAGATAATGTAACACAGGATAACAGTAAAGAAAGTTCTCAGTTAAATGACAATTGGGATGATGGGGAAggttattacaatataaaagttGGCGATATCATAAATAACAACAGATACACAATTAAAGCATTGCTAGGAAAAGGAGTTTTTGCAAATGTTGTAAAAGCACAAGATAGTACGACCAATACAgaagttgcaataaaaatagTCAGAAACAATGACCTTATGTACAAAACTGGCTTAAAAGAAGTTGatgttttaaaacttataaatgagGCAGATCCTGAAAGCAAATATCATTGTGTTAAATTTTTCTCCAATTTCATGCATAAGAGACATCTCTGTTTGGTTCTTGAACCCTTGCATATGGATCTGAgaagtgttattaaaaaatatggaaaaagcCATGGAATTAATATGAAAGCATTGATAAGTTACAGCAGACAACTGCTTTTGTCTTTGAGGCTTTTGAAAAAAATTGGTATTGTGCATGCAGATATTAAACCTGATAATATTTTAGTCaatgaaaagaaaaacattttaaagttgTGTGATTTTGGATCAGCGACTAAAGTAAATGACAGTGAGCCCACTCCTTATTTGGTCTCAAGGTTTTATAGAGCACCAGAAATCATACTGGGAATAGGTTACAAACATAGCGTAGACATTTGGTCAGCAGCATGTACTATTTATGAAATGTCAACTGGAAAAATTCTTTTCACGGGTAGTTCTAATAATAGAATGTTGAAATGCTTTATGGACCTAAAAGGAAAAATACCAAGCAGATTATTAAGAAAGGGAAAATTCAAAGatcaacattttaattataacaataattttcttataCACAAAAAAGATGAATTCACTGGAAGGGAAAAGGTTGTGGAAATTACCAATATCACAACATCGAGAGATTTATataaggaattaaaaaaatgttcacaaAATCCGACAGCTAgtgaagaaaagaaaattactcATTTAAAAGATTTGTTGGAAAAAATGTTAATGTTGGATCCAAACCAAAGATTATCGGTAACAGATTGTTTAAAACATCCATTTATACAAgaagaattataa
- the LOC123661511 gene encoding pentatricopeptide repeat-containing protein 2, mitochondrial-like: MSMFFNSLFKLSPSYGNRLMFSLRGFHTTQVQQLYSLSSLGVDGYLQTRKRIREQFSNFSDKFRVKMQDFVSDSKNMIFTEDLKNMIHIAEPADLNLVLEMIKKFNTQKTEFRFGSFVFGPIVMRMFHFLDAPNEALQCFEDPDNDGFFDQLVSYQILLDLLYNHEMYDDMYKVFQRVQEKQLNMTKYPKYPFVLIMAACYRQNSPQSFEYAKKLWSEMVSVGTVPLRRTATFMAALALNQGAPHLALESLALQKQHYVTVRNIRAIALAELGRIDEALTVLRGVLDIDQPDQKDKHTFFEDTINKVREAVEKADNKDVKQEFENIENALKDRQLIDKQTMDQLLTSDIIVKQTKPDRSSPRGMPKMPYGMRQKTKNLS; this comes from the exons atgtcaATGTTTTTCAattctttattcaaattatcACCGAGCTATGGTAATCGATTAATGTTTTCATTGCGAGGGTTTCATACAACTCAAG TTCAACAATTGTATTCTTTATCGTCCCTGGGAGTTGATGGATATCTACAAACTAGGAAAAGGATAAGAGAGCAGTTTTCAAACTTTTCTGATAAGTTTAGAGTCAAAATGCAAGATTTTGTATCAGattcaaaaaatatgatatttacagaagacttaaaaaatatgatacataTAGCTGAACCAGCTGATTTGAACTTAGTTCTAGAAATGATTAAAAA gtTTAATACACAAAAGACAGAATTCAGATTTGGTTCCTTTGTTTTTGGCCCGATTGTTATGAGAATGTTTCATTTTCTCGATGCTCCAAATGAAGCTCTTCAG tgTTTTGAAGATCCAGACAATGATGGGTTTTTCGATCAACTAGTGTCTTACCAAATTTTACTGGACTTACTTTATAACCACGAAATGTATGATGATATGTACAAGGTATTTCAAAGAGTTCaggaaaaacaattaaatatgacAAAATACCCTAAATATccatttgtattaataatgGCAGCTTGCTACAGACAG aactCACCACAGAGCTTTGAGTATGCAAAAAAACTATGGTCAGAAATGGTCAGCGTAGGCACTGTGCCATTAAGAAGAACTGCTACTTTTATGGCTG CATTGGCGTTAAATCAAGGAGCTCCTCACTTAGCATTGGAGTCATTAGCTTTACAGAAGCAACATTACGTTACAGTTAGGAATATTCGg GCGATAGCATTGGCAGAATTAGGACGAATAGATGAAGCTTTAACAGTATTAAGAGGAGTGTTAGATATTGACCAACCAGATCAGAAAGATAAACATACTTTCTTTGAAGATACg ATTAATAAAGTACGAGAAGCTGTTGAAAAAGCTGATAATAAGGATGTAAAACAAGAATTTGAGAATATTGAAAATGCCCTTAAAGATCGTCAATTAATTGATAAACAG ACAATGGATCAGTTATTAACATCAGACATAATCGTAAAGCAGACAAAACCAGACAGATCTAGCCCCCGAGGGATGCCGAAAATGCCGTATGGAATGCGTCAGAAGACGAAAAATTTATCATAA
- the LOC123661347 gene encoding serine/threonine-protein kinase PRP4 homolog isoform X1: protein MAERHDKYHSTKYSRHRSRKRSSDHSNYHLYESKTPPLPQRQASIRELIKERESIRKELKNIAKLKSKTETKNKESYKKRKYEKETKNDNENPDIDSIKHEGSTNNVTKKIGSPEYSQDYTQLDSDDEEHIIEQRRQQRKQLLQQLNISQEKVDNTIVEKSTNEDSKEINSNKSIINLTTNKLKSANDVTDMFSEEDFAPNNKSDNVTQDNSKESSQLNDNWDDGEGYYNIKVGDIINNNRYTIKALLGKGVFANVVKAQDSTTNTEVAIKIVRNNDLMYKTGLKEVDVLKLINEADPESKYHCVKFFSNFMHKRHLCLVLEPLHMDLRSVIKKYGKSHGINMKALISYSRQLLLSLRLLKKIGIVHADIKPDNILVNEKKNILKLCDFGSATKVNDSEPTPYLVSRFYRAPEIILGIGYKHSVDIWSAACTIYEMSTGKILFTGSSNNRMLKCFMDLKGKIPSRLLRKGKFKDQHFNYNNNFLIHKKDEFTGREKVVEITNITTSRDLYKELKKCSQNPTASEEKKITHLKDLLEKMLMLDPNQRLSVTDCLKHPFIQEEL from the coding sequence atggcTGAAcgacatgataaatatcattCCACCAAATATTCCAGACACAGAAGCAGGAAAAGAAGCAGTGACCACAGTAATTACcatttgtatgaaagtaaaaCACCACCATTACCACAAAGACAAGCTAGTATAAGGGAACTAATCAAAGAAAGGGAATCTATTCGCAAGGagctaaagaatatagcaaaaCTCAAAAGTAAAACAGAAACTAAAAACAAAGAAAGCtataaaaaacgtaaatatgaaaaggaaactaaaaatgATAATGAAAATCCTGATATTGACAGTATAAAACATGAAGGCTCTACAAATAATGTTACTAAAAAGATTGGTTCTCCTGAATACAGTCAAGATTATACTCAATTAGATTCTGATGATGAAGAACACATAATCGAACAAAGAAGACAGCAGAGAAAGCAATTATTACAACAATTAAACATATCGCAAGAGAAAGTAGATAATACAATAGTTGAAAAAAGTACAAATGAAGATTCTAAGGaaataaattcaaacaaaagcATTATAAATCTCActacaaataaattgaaatcagCAAATGATGTTACTGACATGTTTTCAGAGGAGGACTTTGCTCCAAATAATAAATCAGATAATGTAACACAGGATAACAGTAAAGAAAGTTCTCAGTTAAATGACAATTGGGATGATGGGGAAggttattacaatataaaagttGGCGATATCATAAATAACAACAGATACACAATTAAAGCATTGCTAGGAAAAGGAGTTTTTGCAAATGTTGTAAAAGCACAAGATAGTACGACCAATACAgaagttgcaataaaaatagTCAGAAACAATGACCTTATGTACAAAACTGGCTTAAAAGAAGTTGatgttttaaaacttataaatgagGCAGATCCTGAAAGCAAATATCATTGTGTTAAATTTTTCTCCAATTTCATGCATAAGAGACATCTCTGTTTGGTTCTTGAACCCTTGCATATGGATCTGAgaagtgttattaaaaaatatggaaaaagcCATGGAATTAATATGAAAGCATTGATAAGTTACAGCAGACAACTGCTTTTGTCTTTGAGGCTTTTGAAAAAAATTGGTATTGTGCATGCAGATATTAAACCTGATAATATTTTAGTCaatgaaaagaaaaacattttaaagttgTGTGATTTTGGATCAGCGACTAAAGTAAATGACAGTGAGCCCACTCCTTATTTGGTCTCAAGGTTTTATAGAGCACCAGAAATCATACTGGGAATAGGTTACAAACATAGCGTAGACATTTGGTCAGCAGCATGTACTATTTATGAAATGTCAACTGGAAAAATTCTTTTCACGGGTAGTTCTAATAATAGAATGTTGAAATGCTTTATGGACCTAAAAGGAAAAATACCAAGCAGATTATTAAGAAAGGGAAAATTCAAAGatcaacattttaattataacaataattttcttataCACAAAAAAGATGAATTCACTGGAAGGGAAAAGGTTGTGGAAATTACCAATATCACAACATCGAGAGATTTATataaggaattaaaaaaatgttcacaaAATCCGACAGCTAgtgaagaaaagaaaattactcATTTAAAAGATTTGTTGGAAAAAATGTTAATGTTGGATCCAAACCAAAGATTATCGGTAACAGATTGTTTAAAACATCCATTTATACAAgaagaattataa